GGGTCTTGAGTCTTGGAATGGCAGAGACCGAAAGTTTAAGTGTCTTCAGTTTGTTCCTCAATTTGAACATGCTTTTTCATGGGAAGACCATTGACCTGGACCATGACTAGTGTCAGAGTTTGTATGATAATTAATAAAGCTCTCTGATGATGAGGGTCATGCCTTATTTTTAGTTTACTTAACAATTCAATTTTAAAAATGCCAAGCACACCATGTCGTCCATTCCTCCCAATTTTGTTTATGTAACACTTTAATTACCCATACTCCAAGGGGGAAATGATGTCATCaactaaaaaacaaaaacaaatttgGCCTCAAAAGCCATATGAGCCACTTACTAGGAAATAGGAAAGAAAGCACATCATCAGGCACGTGGGCGTATGTGAGTGCATTACTAGGTATATATGGAAAAACAAATGGATAGTAACATGTCCTTTGCTCCTTTCCATACGTTGCTGCCTTTATTCTCCTACAAGCCTAGTGGCATCTGCTGCTATTTGTCCTCTTCTAATTGGAGATGGCGAAATGATTGTTCAGCCACACCACGATATGCTTAAACAAAAAGAGACCAAAGGGAGGCTACCTTGTTGGTAAAAAACAGGAAGCTAAAATTGGATTGGGGAAAAATTGCAGGGTGCCACCAAGGATGGCCATGGATGAGCACCGAGGAAGTTAATTAGATCCCAGTCTATGAAGGTGATTGTCCACCGAAAGTCCTAATTATTAGAGATTGATGCCACCTCTCATCAAGTGGTTAATTTCTATTTTGCGCTCGCACAAGATCTTGATCGGTAATCCTATGTAAATAAGATCATCTGATGTGGAGATCGAACAGTTGGATTTTCCATGGTGGATATTTCTTTTGCATATTCCATGCAGCACGAATTGGATCAAATTTTGGGTAGGGACCGCCTTGCCATACTAGAAAAGGCTGGAGTTATATTCTGCAAAAGAGAAGTTTCCTTATTTTAAATTGTGTAGTTCCTTCTTAACTCTTAAGTTAACTTATTACACAAACTTTTGCAGTTATTCTCAAAAAATATTCTTAAGCCCCAGCATAAAGCATGCTTTGTTGATATGTACTATCAAAGCTTGTAACCACTATTAAAATTATGGAACCACTAGTTGGATACGGATGATCTATGTTCTTATAGTGCATCTACTCTAGTTTCTTTTTAGGGGGATCTACCATAGTTATGATAGTTAGTTTGTAATGAAAAGCTATGTCATACATCCGCACTTCTCCAAGCTCACATGCCAAAAGAAAATGGTTTCTTTACAAAAGTACCCATCTAATTAAGCACTTGTGTACGTACATGCTTTAAGAACGATTGTTATTGGCGCATGTGTTCACGGAAAAAAAATCGACCGCTGAATAAAGCTCGATCATCAATCTTAACAAGCCTAAAGTTGCTTTTTGTTTCTCTCGTGCAAGACTTTTATCATAAATCCTGTGAGAATAGGATCATTTCCCTGGGACATCTAGCAATTAGATTTCTTATGATGGAGATTCCTCTTGTATATTCTACGCAGGAGAGTATGGATCAAATTCTGACTAGAGATTGCCCGGGCCGAACTAGAGGAAGTTGTACAATCCTGAAAAACAGGAAGTGTTTCAAAATAGTAGTGCCTCTTTCTCGGTTGCCAAAGGTGATGGTGGTGGATGTACGAAACAAGGTCCACTTCAAATTGTCGCGAGGCTGCTTAGAGCTCATTTTTCACGGTTTTGGCTCACCGCAGACGGCTATATTATTGAGCAAACTCAGCTAATGAGCTCTGTTTTCCAATGATTTGTGATTTCAGCAGAATATTTTGGTTATGCGAAGAATCAATGATTTCACTGGACTTAGTCATGACTAGTGACAAGTGAATGTGAGATCGAAAAATATCAGTTTCCATACTTTTCTTCATTTGCACACATCATTTTAACACTAATTAATGCAGACAACTCATATTGTTTTAGAATTTGATTTTAGTCTCCAGTGGAGGCATGATGTGATGAACCTCCGGGAAAAACAGCTATTTATGGCGTCAGAAACATATGCGCCATTTGTTaggaaaaaagaataaaaaacacCTCGTTCAAATTCATACTCAGGACTTTGTTCCAAAATATGGTTTCTTCTAATGGAAATCAGAGTGAACCTTTCTTTGAAATAAATTATTATACTGATTTAGGACCTGGTAATTAATATGTTGAGCAAGTATGATTGTTCAGGGTTTGTAAAATTGTGGGGGTCTATCCCAAGCAGTAAGACGTTCGCTGTTATTCAAGCCGTTGCGGTTTCAGTGCTTCAGAATGTCTCTGGGATCAAACCAAGCAGAATGAATAAATATTCATGAGAGACTTAAAGCCCTGGAACTAGGTGACTGATAAAAAGACAGCGAAGCCACACACATGCACATAGCAAGGGTAGAAATGGGGAATCATCTGAGATCTCAGAAATGCTTTCTTTCACTTGATTATATGCTACAAGAAGAAAGTGCCAAAGCAAAATTACAGGCAAGCAACTACGGAGACCGACTGATAAAAGCTTCCTGGAGCTGGAGCTTGTGCCGCACATCCATGGACAAATACATGGAGGCTCTGATCAAAATCCAAGCAGCCTGGCTGCTGAATCTCACAAACTTTTCCAGGTGCCTTTTCAGTTTGAGCAGATGAAAAGACTGATGAAAATCCAAAGAGCAACAAAAAACAGAGGAGAAAAACAGAGCTACCGGATAGAACAGAAGCAGAGGCAGTGTTTAAGTGGAGGGAGGATTGATGAACTGCCATTCTAGCTAATCCTAACGACTACAGTAGTACCTACTACCTAGTACCTTACGAGAGTGGTAGTAGTGCTTGGGTAGTGGTGGTAATCCATGGCGGCGTGCGCATGCTCCCTATGATCAGGAGCAGCCTGATGGCGGAGGCGCGCCGTGTTGTAGGCGTAGCAGGCGTCGTCGACAACCTTGTTGTGCCACGCAGGAAGCTTCGGTGCGTCATGGGCCTTGTCTGGTGCGTAGGCGGCGTAATAGCCGTGGCCACCGGCGCCGGCGACCACGGCGGCGTGGTCAGGTTTCCCCGCGACGTCATGGTGGGCCTTGTGCCCCTGCTCATCAAGAGCCCGCTGATGGTCGTAGGCCGTCGCCGTCTTGTggtcggcggcgggggcggcgttGTAGCCGTTTCCGTTCTCGCGGTACCCCCTGCGGCCGCGGCGACGACCGCCGCAGCCGGCATGGTTGGACCGCTCGCCGCCATAGTCGTCCTTTATGCCGCCGCCGAAGCAGGAGCTGAACTCGAAGCACATTCTTGTTGGTGACTCGACCTCCTGGCTACCTCTATCTGCTTTCTTTGTTTGCACTTGCACTAGACTGGACAAGACTATCTGGACTGGAGGTGCACCGAGGAGGCTTATCTGGCTGTATTACTCGAGTAGTGGtagcggtggtggtggtggtggtggtaggGGTATATATGCTCAGGGTGCCGAGACGAGGAGCTCGTGTAATACACCTTGGTCTAGGAAAAGCAGAGGCCGGGTTCACACTTCTCCCTCGCCACCCCAGTGCATGTCCCGATCTACAGAGATTAGGTTCGTCCAACACCTTCTGAAGCGCGTCTTCTCTTCACCGGGAGGCGCGTCTTCGGGTCGACAGCTCCGGCTTGAGCACAGTGGTGGTGGTGTTATCGTGTCGGGGTCGTGCTCCCTCCAGTCAAATCTGGGTGGGGGGCGGTGAGCGCGACGCATCATGGCGGGCGGTGCCGCGCCGCGGCAGCATGAACGATCGATTCCGGAGGCAGGCAATGATGCCGCAGGCGGTCGGAAATGCGTGGCCTGTTGCCTCATGGACGGCAAGAACGACGGTCATCCATGCTCTCTCTCCCTGATTCATTCATTTTGAAAGACGACTCTTTCAAGGCAagtataaagaaatataaaagcaACTCCAaagggcgacccatttcgtccgctgGCGTCCGTTTGGATCAGCGCGGATACAAAAATGACCCAACACgctgacccaaacggacgcgcgttcGCTTTTCGTCCGCGAGCGACCCATTTCCGACTTATTTTTGAGCCGAATTTACGTCGGCGCAGACACGAGACGGACGCGCGCTCGCCTTCTCCTCCCCCGGGCCCGCTGGTCGGTGGCACATTGGCCTTTCCCCATCCTACAGCAAGCCTCGCCCGCCTTCGTCGTCGCCGACTCCGCCGCCCATTTTTTTCGGCGACTCTCCCAGCTACCGGCTCCGCAACATCCGCCCAGCATTGCCGCCAACTCCCACGTCGCCCGCCACCGCCGTCTTGCCGCCGTGGAGCCGACTTGAAACGACTAGTTTCCGGATGACTACGGgcaagaggaagaggacgagtgTGACATCGAAGGGGAGCTTTTGTTCGAGGACGAGCACGCCAACCAAGCCACCGGGCCAAAGCTGAAGCGCAAGAGTAAGCGGACCAAGGCATACACGGCGGCCTAGGTCAAACTTTTTTGCGAGTGTTGGAGAGACATTGGACAAGACCCCAAGACGAGCGCTCAACAAACCATTCAACTTTTTGGATTCGTGTCCATCGTGAGTTCCATGAGCGCAAAAAGTTTCCGTCTTGCCAATAGTGAGCACGCGCGGGTGGGTGTCCATTTTGAAGCGATGGAGGGTgatccaacaagagtgcaacaagttttATGCCACTCTTGAGAGCGTCAAGCCCCGTGAGCGACATCGGCATGCAAGACATGGTATAATAGGAAGCCGTCCTCTTTTTGTGTCTTCAGGTTTATGCTTGCGTGTTCATTTGCATATCGTTTGCCAATATGCTTGCATGAAATACATTTGTAGGCATTTCAAGTTTTGGTGGCATTCAAGGTGCAACACAATGGCaagtgcttcaacctcttccattGCTTTAGGGTCATCAAAGACGAGGAGAATTGGCTCTCGCGAGGCCGCCAACGCCAAAACCAAGGCGAAAGAAATGACTCTCGCGAGCATGATGACCGGAACGAATCATGAAGGTCGTGGAAAAGCAACGCCAACACAATGACGTGCGTGGAGCCTTGGCCTG
The Aegilops tauschii subsp. strangulata cultivar AL8/78 chromosome 3, Aet v6.0, whole genome shotgun sequence genome window above contains:
- the LOC109774488 gene encoding uncharacterized protein — translated: MCFEFSSCFGGGIKDDYGGERSNHAGCGGRRRGRRGYRENGNGYNAAPAADHKTATAYDHQRALDEQGHKAHHDVAGKPDHAAVVAGAGGHGYYAAYAPDKAHDAPKLPAWHNKVVDDACYAYNTARLRHQAAPDHREHAHAAMDYHHYPSTTTTLVRY